The following proteins are co-located in the Gloeocapsa sp. PCC 7428 genome:
- a CDS encoding type 1 glutamine amidotransferase, translated as MNLEQTELTIGWLYPTLMSTYGDRGNVICLQKRCEWRGYTVKILPLDQNATAADFQSVDIIVGGGAQDRQQEIVMRDLRGTKAAALRERIDNGTPGVFTCGAPQLLGHYYEPALGQRIEGLGLLDFISVHPGANARRCIGNLVVEVTAQRLAQELAAFCGSPAYLIGFENHGGRTKLGQVEPLGRVVQGLGNNGEDGTEGAFYQNAIATYSHGPLLPKNPFVADWLIQTALRQKYQVPISLTPLEDPLAIQARQAMFQRLRVNVPTG; from the coding sequence ATGAATCTAGAACAAACCGAACTGACAATCGGTTGGTTGTATCCAACCTTGATGAGTACTTACGGCGATCGCGGTAACGTGATTTGTCTGCAAAAACGCTGTGAGTGGCGCGGGTACACAGTTAAAATCTTACCGCTCGATCAAAATGCGACAGCAGCAGACTTTCAAAGCGTAGATATTATTGTCGGTGGTGGTGCGCAAGACCGACAACAAGAAATCGTCATGCGCGATCTACGCGGTACGAAAGCCGCAGCACTCCGCGAAAGAATCGATAATGGAACTCCTGGCGTGTTTACCTGCGGTGCGCCGCAATTACTCGGACACTACTACGAACCTGCGTTAGGACAGCGAATCGAAGGCTTAGGGTTATTAGATTTTATCTCTGTGCATCCTGGCGCAAACGCCCGTCGTTGTATTGGTAATCTCGTTGTCGAAGTCACTGCTCAAAGATTAGCACAAGAACTCGCAGCGTTTTGTGGTTCCCCTGCATACCTGATTGGCTTTGAAAATCACGGGGGACGCACCAAGTTAGGACAAGTCGAACCCCTAGGGCGTGTCGTCCAAGGTTTAGGTAATAACGGCGAAGACGGGACAGAAGGCGCATTCTACCAAAATGCGATCGCCACTTATTCGCACGGTCCATTATTACCCAAAAACCCCTTTGTCGCCGACTGGTTGATTCAAACTGCATTGCGGCAAAAATATCAAGTTCCGATCTCGCTTACACCCCTCGAAGATCCTCTTGCTATACAAGCAAGACAAGCGATGTTCCAACGCTTACGTGTTAATGTTCCTACTGGATAA
- a CDS encoding Mur ligase family protein, with protein MQIKDRLQLALAVLTAKTVTFGVRSLKLGAASVLPGEIARRLQPQLLQLLSRQVKQGVILIAGTNGKTTTSLLLRTMLERQGKRVAHNATGANLENGLMSALLANTNLVGTLDVDYAILEVDENVVPKVLAAIQPKLILCLNLFRDQLDRYGEVDTISQRWGKAIAALPPDTIIIPNADDPTLSYMGQQLPQKVLFFGLSEPEQYLEEIPHAVDSIYCPNCGHSLDYEGVYLSHLGDFHCPNCGFHKAPMAINSQKYAQILIGLYNKYNTLAAVLAAQQLGVDETTIRDTINNFQAAFGRAEELHVNGKHVRILLSKNPVGMNETIRAVNQVRQKTHSSQLAPVLFVLNDRIPDGTDVSWIWDVDTEKLVAQGGTFIVSGDRVYDMALRLRYSQSEENGLQLIVKEDLREAIATALEHTPRDRTLHILPTYSAMLEVREILTGRKIL; from the coding sequence ATTCAGATCAAGGATAGACTACAACTAGCTTTAGCAGTCTTAACCGCAAAAACAGTCACATTCGGAGTGCGATCGCTTAAACTTGGTGCAGCAAGTGTCCTACCAGGCGAAATTGCCCGTCGCTTACAACCGCAGCTACTACAGCTACTCAGTCGCCAAGTTAAGCAGGGAGTGATTCTCATTGCCGGAACCAATGGCAAAACGACAACATCGCTACTGTTGCGCACGATGCTAGAACGTCAAGGGAAGCGCGTTGCGCACAATGCAACTGGTGCGAATTTGGAAAATGGGTTAATGAGTGCCTTACTTGCAAATACCAACTTGGTAGGTACACTCGATGTCGATTACGCGATTTTAGAAGTTGATGAAAACGTTGTTCCTAAAGTTTTAGCAGCAATTCAGCCAAAGTTAATTTTGTGCTTGAACTTATTTCGCGACCAACTCGATCGCTACGGTGAAGTAGACACGATTAGTCAGCGCTGGGGTAAGGCGATCGCCGCGCTACCACCAGATACGATTATTATTCCAAATGCCGATGACCCAACACTTTCTTACATGGGTCAACAACTACCACAAAAAGTCCTTTTCTTTGGTTTAAGTGAACCCGAACAGTATCTTGAAGAGATTCCGCACGCTGTAGACTCGATTTACTGTCCCAACTGCGGACATTCACTTGACTACGAAGGTGTCTACCTATCGCATTTAGGAGACTTTCACTGTCCCAACTGCGGCTTTCACAAAGCACCGATGGCAATTAATAGCCAAAAGTATGCTCAAATTTTAATTGGATTATATAACAAGTACAACACTTTAGCCGCAGTTTTAGCCGCGCAACAACTGGGAGTTGATGAAACCACAATCCGCGATACAATCAACAATTTTCAAGCAGCCTTTGGACGCGCTGAAGAATTACACGTCAACGGCAAACACGTACGCATTCTGTTGTCCAAAAATCCTGTAGGGATGAACGAAACGATTCGCGCAGTAAACCAAGTACGGCAAAAAACGCATTCTTCGCAACTTGCACCAGTGTTGTTTGTATTAAACGATCGCATTCCCGACGGGACAGATGTCTCGTGGATTTGGGATGTCGATACCGAAAAACTCGTCGCCCAAGGCGGAACATTCATTGTTAGCGGCGATCGCGTTTATGATATGGCGCTACGATTGCGCTACTCGCAGTCAGAGGAAAACGGTTTGCAACTCATTGTTAAGGAAGATTTACGCGAAGCGATCGCAACTGCGTTAGAACACACACCACGCGATCGCACTCTGCACATTCTCCCCACCTACTCAGCAATGCTCGAAGTGCGAGAAATCCTCACAGGGCGTAAGATTCTATAA